A single Paenibacillus kribbensis DNA region contains:
- a CDS encoding RraA family protein: MFRIQPRVEGVTKELLELYQHISASTIGHFTDFGCMQGAQPLFRPIRLLGNAVTVRLPHLDSTAIRHALELAQAGDVLVVDMSGDDARACWGEFRAYVALKKQLAGVIVSGCVTDVSVLNQLQFPVFSKGISALTTRTLELEGEVNMPISLFGVSVHPGDLILGDDDGVFVMKPEAAWELGVKAVEKQRKEELTRQQYGYDQLLNARLNR, from the coding sequence ATGTTTCGGATTCAACCTCGTGTCGAGGGTGTAACGAAGGAGCTACTGGAGCTTTATCAGCATATTAGTGCTTCCACGATAGGGCATTTTACGGATTTTGGATGTATGCAGGGAGCGCAGCCATTGTTCCGTCCTATTCGTTTGTTGGGGAATGCGGTTACGGTGAGGCTTCCCCATCTGGATTCCACCGCGATCCGTCATGCACTGGAATTGGCACAAGCGGGTGATGTGCTTGTCGTCGATATGTCTGGTGACGATGCCAGAGCCTGCTGGGGGGAATTCAGAGCCTATGTAGCGCTGAAAAAACAGCTGGCGGGGGTGATTGTTTCCGGCTGTGTCACGGATGTTAGCGTGCTGAACCAACTGCAATTTCCCGTCTTTTCAAAAGGGATTAGCGCCTTGACTACACGCACACTGGAACTGGAAGGGGAGGTGAATATGCCGATAAGTCTGTTTGGGGTCAGCGTACATCCGGGTGATCTTATTTTGGGTGATGATGACGGAGTATTTGTGATGAAGCCGGAGGCAGCATGGGAACTGGGGGTAAAAGCAGTGGAAAAACAGCGCAAGGAGGAGCTTACCCGCCAGCAGTACGGATACGATCAGCTTTTGAACGCACGGCTTAACAGGTAA
- a CDS encoding IucA/IucC family C-terminal-domain containing protein translates to MPYGKTSSFEPAEWSYLTEKLRISSDAQAPTGRYDLPAEDLLDASACTIYLDLLSELHDFSSRKVTASALAKRYGFLIVSPALYAMSVYNKMLGVGIADCAIRSDFVKDTWLPRLHLNRLRVSEYNKHTEYGGETEDGDRDNGDTAQHQYQRHAWRDYVIRQVFAEHLAPIWRTVSAVASIPRTVLWENTAIYVYALYEKRIWQELNGGDRLRIEEDFKYLIYEAPAHLFGERHNPLARYADSARTQRTPMISVSTASMDTVQAVRVRKTCCYFYQMKDKGGGYCPTCPKIHGTS, encoded by the coding sequence ATGCCGTACGGCAAAACGTCTTCGTTTGAGCCTGCGGAATGGTCGTATCTCACGGAAAAACTGCGAATCAGCAGCGATGCACAAGCACCCACTGGCCGATACGATCTACCCGCTGAAGATCTGCTCGATGCATCTGCATGTACCATCTATCTGGATCTCCTGTCAGAACTGCATGATTTTTCTTCACGTAAGGTGACGGCCTCTGCCTTGGCGAAACGATACGGTTTTTTGATCGTATCCCCGGCTCTGTATGCGATGTCTGTATATAACAAGATGCTGGGAGTCGGGATTGCCGATTGTGCGATTCGTTCTGATTTTGTCAAGGATACGTGGCTTCCAAGGCTGCATTTGAACAGACTGCGGGTTAGTGAATATAACAAACATACGGAATATGGCGGTGAAACGGAAGATGGGGACAGGGATAACGGTGATACAGCCCAGCATCAGTATCAGCGTCATGCTTGGCGTGATTACGTCATCAGGCAGGTATTTGCAGAGCATTTGGCCCCGATATGGCGCACGGTTTCTGCTGTTGCCTCCATTCCGAGAACGGTATTATGGGAAAACACCGCCATCTATGTCTATGCGCTGTATGAGAAGCGCATCTGGCAGGAGCTGAATGGCGGGGATCGGCTGCGGATAGAAGAGGATTTTAAATACTTGATCTATGAAGCACCGGCTCATTTGTTTGGTGAACGACACAACCCGCTGGCTCGGTATGCAGACTCTGCTCGTACACAGCGTACCCCGATGATCTCTGTATCCACCGCATCTATGGACACGGTGCAAGCAGTACGTGTGCGCAAAACCTGCTGTTATTTTTATCAGATGAAGGACAAGGGCGGCGGCTATTGCCCTACCTGTCCCAAAATACATGGTACGAGCTAA